One region of Flavobacterium pisciphilum genomic DNA includes:
- a CDS encoding Glu/Leu/Phe/Val family dehydrogenase translates to MNAAFATGKELQKMDPVFGQLSFDDHEQIVFCNDKDTGLKAIIGIHNSVMGPALGGTRMFNYANEWEALNDVLRLSRGMTYKSAITGLNIGGGKAVIIGDAKTQKTPELMRKFGEFVHSLSGRYITAEDVGMETRDMDIVRDVTPYVTGISEERGGSGNPSPVTAYGVFLGMKAAVKQQFGSDNLAGKKVLVQGIGHVGEALVEYLTKEGAIVTITDINEEKLYEVAAKYGATIFAGDDLYSADVDVYAPCAMGAVLNDATVNKIKAKVIAGAANNQLANENVHGAILKERGILYAPDFLINAGGIINVYAELEHYDKAEIMRKTENIYNTTLEIFDYAIKNGMTTHHAALTIAQNRIDLRKIENSKK, encoded by the coding sequence CAAATTGTATTTTGTAATGACAAAGATACAGGTTTAAAAGCAATTATTGGTATTCATAATTCAGTTATGGGACCAGCTTTAGGAGGAACAAGAATGTTTAATTATGCAAACGAATGGGAAGCATTAAACGATGTTTTGCGTCTTTCTAGAGGTATGACATACAAATCAGCTATTACAGGATTGAATATTGGTGGAGGTAAAGCCGTTATTATTGGTGATGCTAAAACTCAAAAAACACCTGAATTGATGCGTAAGTTTGGTGAGTTTGTACATTCTTTAAGCGGAAGATATATTACTGCCGAAGATGTTGGAATGGAAACTAGGGATATGGACATCGTAAGAGATGTTACTCCTTATGTTACTGGAATTTCTGAAGAAAGAGGTGGTTCAGGTAACCCATCGCCAGTTACTGCTTACGGTGTGTTTTTAGGAATGAAAGCTGCTGTAAAACAACAGTTTGGTTCTGATAATTTGGCTGGTAAAAAAGTATTGGTACAAGGAATTGGTCACGTAGGTGAGGCTTTGGTTGAGTATTTAACTAAAGAAGGAGCTATAGTTACTATCACAGATATCAACGAAGAAAAATTATACGAAGTAGCTGCAAAATATGGAGCGACTATTTTTGCTGGAGATGATTTGTATAGTGCAGATGTTGATGTTTATGCGCCATGTGCAATGGGAGCAGTATTGAATGATGCAACTGTAAATAAAATAAAAGCTAAAGTTATTGCTGGTGCAGCTAATAACCAATTAGCAAACGAAAATGTTCATGGTGCAATATTAAAAGAAAGAGGAATTTTATATGCTCCAGATTTCTTGATTAATGCAGGTGGAATTATTAATGTTTATGCAGAATTAGAGCATTATGATAAAGCTGAAATCATGCGTAAAACAGAAAATATCTACAATACAACACTTGAAATTTTTGATTATGCTATCAAAAACGGTATGACTACACATCATGCTGCATTAACGATTGCTCAAAATCGTATAGATTTAAGAAAAATCGAGAATAGTAAAAAATAA